One genomic segment of Bacteroides caccae includes these proteins:
- a CDS encoding EpsG family protein: protein MSVIILFCLSFLLVEYISWHFKGEKVQKNTQIVMCFLLLFIFFGFRDLPILNDTAHYYRHVRHLFSNTPFDNTPWYTFDSSSNFEEGFQIFLRIIGLVISKEPYSLIIITSFITTASLLWFLNKSTSHVAFAVFVLMTSTLLLGCYSAIRQSLAVSVSYIFYWCYGDSKYLVTGMEREAVPLAQLLDTLFILACLLFYYIYGNKYKEEIEKDKLYVSFALSALIVNIWALPCFSPFPLRYVLLAICGCTLYKQPVSGGSGQAIENIKICGCRDIGFANTHCLDL, encoded by the coding sequence ATGTCAGTTATAATCCTGTTTTGTCTCTCCTTTTTGCTTGTTGAGTATATATCTTGGCATTTTAAAGGAGAAAAGGTGCAGAAAAATACACAAATCGTCATGTGTTTTCTTCTGCTGTTTATATTCTTTGGATTTAGAGACTTACCAATATTAAACGACACGGCGCATTATTACAGACATGTAAGGCACTTGTTCTCCAACACGCCATTCGACAATACACCTTGGTACACTTTTGACTCTTCCTCTAATTTCGAGGAAGGATTTCAGATATTTCTTAGAATTATAGGACTGGTCATTTCAAAAGAGCCGTATTCTCTCATTATCATCACTTCATTCATAACGACCGCTTCCCTGTTATGGTTTCTGAATAAGTCGACTTCACATGTCGCGTTTGCTGTTTTTGTCCTGATGACAAGTACACTCCTGCTCGGATGTTATAGCGCAATCAGGCAGTCATTGGCTGTATCCGTGTCATATATATTTTATTGGTGCTATGGTGATAGTAAATACTTGGTAACAGGCATGGAGCGGGAGGCGGTTCCCTTGGCGCAATTGTTGGATACATTATTCATACTTGCGTGCCTGTTGTTTTATTATATTTACGGCAACAAGTATAAAGAAGAGATTGAAAAGGACAAATTATATGTTTCATTCGCCTTGTCAGCATTGATTGTCAACATATGGGCACTTCCATGTTTTAGCCCTTTTCCGCTTCGGTATGTTCTTCTCGCAATATGCGGTTGTACTCTTTATAAACAGCCTGTATCAGGAGGAAGCGGCCAAGCGATTGAAAATATTAAAATATGCGGTTGTCGCGATATTGGTTTTGCGAATACTCATTGTCTTGATTTATAG
- a CDS encoding glycosyltransferase: MKIAICNVQEFNPTIGGIERVSVSLAEGLIKEGVEVLFVACRKSPYSKPYTLPAKQVLLPKTLDYCIENVQALAHILKEEKVDILLNQNSHSELYNRTCYEVKSLSGVKLISVLHFSPDMRIKGNRNLVSFKYLSLKENIINLLRDVCTRFPLRYIFMYDQCRMYKNLYLNSDRIVLLSNEFKESYIKLSGIKESSKLTAINNMLSFPYEMNNYQKKKQLLWCGRLLFSQKRPDRILLVWKKLQEQLPDWNLVIVGDGPFSNEMKQLSKKLSLQRVEFAGFANPIKYYKESSIFCLTSNHEGWGLVLTEAMQFGCVPIAFDSFESIHEIIEDGKNGFLVKPFDIDKYADKVLRLADNFKVDYVMNVMNSMERLMPENVVKLWIRLFNSEMKCQL; this comes from the coding sequence ATGAAGATAGCAATCTGTAATGTACAAGAGTTTAATCCCACTATCGGAGGGATTGAGCGTGTTTCTGTTTCATTGGCCGAGGGACTGATAAAGGAAGGGGTAGAAGTGCTGTTTGTCGCTTGTCGGAAATCTCCTTACAGCAAACCTTATACACTACCAGCCAAACAAGTGCTCCTACCTAAAACTTTGGATTATTGCATCGAGAACGTACAGGCGTTGGCACATATTCTAAAAGAGGAAAAGGTGGATATATTGTTGAATCAGAATTCCCATTCGGAACTTTATAACCGTACTTGTTATGAAGTAAAAAGTTTGTCCGGTGTGAAACTGATTTCTGTATTGCATTTCTCGCCAGATATGCGAATAAAAGGAAATAGAAATCTTGTGAGTTTCAAATATTTGTCTTTAAAAGAGAATATTATTAATCTTTTGCGGGATGTATGTACACGTTTCCCTCTCCGTTACATTTTCATGTATGATCAATGTCGGATGTACAAGAATCTGTATCTTAATAGTGACAGGATTGTATTATTAAGTAATGAATTTAAGGAATCATATATCAAATTGTCTGGTATAAAAGAATCCTCTAAACTAACAGCTATTAATAATATGTTATCATTTCCCTATGAGATGAATAACTATCAGAAAAAGAAACAGCTATTATGGTGTGGTAGGCTACTTTTTTCCCAAAAAAGGCCGGATCGTATTTTGTTAGTTTGGAAAAAGCTACAAGAACAATTACCGGATTGGAATCTTGTGATTGTTGGTGACGGACCATTTAGCAATGAAATGAAACAATTGAGTAAAAAACTATCATTGCAGCGTGTAGAGTTTGCAGGGTTTGCAAATCCTATCAAATATTACAAAGAGTCTTCCATTTTTTGTTTGACTAGCAATCATGAAGGATGGGGACTTGTATTGACAGAAGCGATGCAATTCGGTTGCGTACCCATTGCTTTTGATTCTTTTGAAAGCATACATGAAATAATTGAGGATGGCAAGAATGGCTTTCTTGTGAAGCCGTTTGATATAGATAAGTATGCTGATAAGGTATTACGTTTGGCGGATAATTTTAAAGTGGATTATGTGATGAATGTGATGAACTCAATGGAACGTCTTATGCCTGAAAACGTGGTAAAACTATGGATAAGGTTGTTTAATAGCGAAATGAAATGTCAGTTATAA
- a CDS encoding polysaccharide pyruvyl transferase family protein, which translates to MHNVNILTIHKEPNYGAVLQAYALYKTIENLGHVPYIINLDMDYSRFPYSLKYRVLLGLHKWMKGYSHCFALAERFSRKHCPNQIGNFHTTAELESYPWNKDDYYLIGSDQVWNPGITQNLRTAFCFSFLKNDVKNRYAYAASFGNIKDEERRKSELDMKALSLFKRIAVREKFGVEFLQRNGIDAVEVIDPTLLLESYRDLLPHKVEERNEILFLSLSDTAEMNAFAKGLSVKTGLPIRKHYGYLQPERKKNMEFLPIEEWLYAIASAKVVITDSFHATVFSMLFGKPFYVYISEPSKVFRISNLLDILGIKRRIVNDVDDAIAAPSINYETVNQRLSAYRESSLNYLKSILA; encoded by the coding sequence ATGCACAATGTAAATATCCTCACCATACACAAAGAACCGAACTATGGAGCTGTACTACAGGCATACGCCTTGTACAAGACAATAGAGAATCTCGGTCATGTACCCTACATCATCAATTTGGACATGGATTACAGTCGTTTCCCTTACAGCCTCAAATACAGGGTATTGCTTGGTCTGCATAAGTGGATGAAGGGATACTCACATTGTTTTGCGCTGGCGGAGCGATTCAGCAGGAAGCATTGTCCCAATCAGATAGGTAATTTTCATACTACAGCTGAGCTGGAGTCCTACCCGTGGAATAAGGACGACTATTATCTGATAGGCAGCGACCAGGTTTGGAATCCGGGGATAACCCAGAACTTACGGACAGCTTTCTGTTTTTCTTTTCTGAAGAACGATGTAAAAAACAGGTATGCATACGCGGCCAGTTTCGGCAACATCAAGGACGAGGAGAGAAGAAAATCCGAATTGGATATGAAAGCCCTCTCTTTATTCAAGAGAATTGCAGTTCGTGAGAAATTCGGGGTAGAGTTTCTGCAACGTAACGGGATTGATGCGGTGGAAGTGATTGACCCGACATTGTTGCTTGAAAGTTACAGAGACTTATTGCCGCACAAAGTGGAAGAAAGAAACGAGATATTGTTTCTTTCATTATCCGATACCGCAGAAATGAATGCTTTTGCCAAAGGGTTATCTGTTAAGACAGGACTTCCTATCCGTAAGCATTACGGGTATTTGCAACCGGAACGAAAGAAAAACATGGAATTTCTTCCCATAGAAGAATGGTTGTATGCCATAGCCTCTGCAAAAGTAGTCATAACGGACAGCTTTCACGCTACCGTTTTCTCCATGTTGTTCGGCAAGCCGTTCTATGTATATATCAGTGAACCTTCCAAGGTTTTCAGGATATCTAATCTGCTGGACATTCTTGGAATAAAACGGCGTATCGTTAATGATGTGGATGATGCAATTGCTGCTCCTTCTATAAATTATGAGACTGTCAATCAACGGCTTTCTGCTTATCGGGAAAGTTCATTGAATTATTTGAAATCCATACTCGCATGA
- a CDS encoding thiamine pyrophosphate-binding protein, with translation METKYYSAERNVQILVSLLKQHGIKKIIASPGTTNMPFVASVQYDKWFDVISCVDERSAAYMACGLAAESGEPVVITCTGATASRDYFPAITEAHYRKLPVLAITGAREVDTYGHLNPQTINRLSHPQDTYVCSVHLQFCKDADDEWGNTIKANKAILALRRNGGGPAHINCVTLVSGDYTVKEIIPANAIFRFGYTDVLPPLGDFARIAIFVGNHSRFTSGLTEAVDAFCEKYGAVVFCDNTSGYNGRFKVLLPLLSSQSQRDCEINHVGLLIHIGEVSGAYMKAFPQEVWRVNPDGELRDHFRKLKYVFQTEEEWFFRHYASMDVPAKAKNTFLEECRTEIETTRAKINVDAIPFSNIWMASQLSGKLPDESILHVGILNSLRSWNYFNIPGSVHFQCNTGGFGIDGPISALVGASFNAPQKISFLVVGDLAFFYDLNALGNHYIKNNIRILLVNNGEGIEFKNYLHPAFKFGDAANEYFAARGHFGAQSPRLVRDFVGALGFEYRASTDKKSFLENIDWFTSCKLTDKPLVWEAFTNEVDENASILYMNTLNESAKGIAKRIAKAILPESVQRKITEHIGRTK, from the coding sequence ATGGAAACTAAATATTATAGCGCTGAACGCAATGTGCAAATCCTTGTTTCTCTTTTGAAACAACATGGAATAAAGAAAATCATCGCTTCTCCGGGAACAACCAACATGCCATTCGTGGCCAGTGTCCAATATGACAAATGGTTCGATGTTATCTCTTGTGTTGATGAACGTTCTGCCGCATACATGGCATGCGGCTTAGCCGCAGAAAGCGGTGAGCCGGTTGTTATCACTTGTACGGGTGCGACAGCTTCACGAGACTATTTCCCGGCGATAACTGAAGCGCATTACCGCAAATTGCCTGTACTTGCCATAACCGGTGCCCGTGAGGTGGATACATACGGACACTTAAATCCTCAAACGATCAATCGTTTGAGCCATCCGCAAGATACATACGTTTGCAGTGTTCATCTTCAATTTTGTAAAGATGCTGATGATGAATGGGGCAATACGATAAAAGCCAACAAAGCCATTCTTGCGTTGCGCCGTAATGGTGGCGGACCGGCACATATTAATTGTGTGACGCTTGTGTCCGGTGATTATACTGTGAAAGAAATTATTCCGGCCAATGCCATATTCCGGTTTGGCTACACTGACGTTCTTCCTCCATTAGGCGATTTCGCGCGTATAGCCATATTCGTGGGTAACCATTCACGGTTCACTTCAGGCCTGACAGAAGCTGTCGATGCCTTTTGCGAGAAATACGGTGCTGTGGTTTTTTGCGATAATACGAGTGGCTATAATGGGCGGTTTAAAGTGTTGCTCCCCTTATTAAGTTCTCAATCGCAAAGAGATTGTGAGATTAATCATGTAGGTCTCCTCATACACATCGGAGAAGTGTCCGGAGCATATATGAAGGCTTTTCCACAAGAAGTGTGGCGGGTAAATCCTGACGGTGAACTTCGCGACCATTTTAGAAAGTTGAAATATGTATTTCAAACCGAAGAAGAATGGTTTTTCCGTCATTATGCTTCTATGGATGTCCCGGCAAAAGCAAAAAACACTTTCCTTGAAGAATGCCGGACGGAAATAGAGACTACACGCGCCAAAATCAATGTCGACGCCATACCTTTTTCGAATATCTGGATGGCAAGCCAACTATCGGGAAAGCTGCCGGACGAATCAATTCTCCATGTCGGTATCTTGAACTCTCTGCGTTCATGGAATTACTTTAATATTCCCGGCAGCGTTCATTTCCAATGTAATACCGGCGGATTTGGTATTGACGGACCTATATCGGCACTTGTTGGAGCTTCATTTAATGCCCCCCAAAAAATATCTTTTTTAGTGGTGGGCGATTTAGCTTTCTTTTATGATCTCAACGCCCTTGGCAACCACTATATTAAAAATAACATAAGAATTCTTCTTGTAAATAACGGAGAAGGAATAGAGTTTAAAAATTACCTTCATCCGGCTTTCAAGTTCGGTGATGCCGCCAATGAATATTTTGCGGCTCGTGGTCATTTCGGCGCACAATCGCCGAGATTGGTCCGTGATTTTGTCGGTGCTTTAGGATTTGAATATCGTGCGTCAACCGATAAAAAAAGTTTTCTTGAGAACATAGATTGGTTCACATCCTGCAAACTGACGGACAAACCTTTGGTTTGGGAAGCTTTTACCAACGAAGTGGACGAAAACGCCTCGATTCTGTATATGAACACATTGAACGAATCGGCGAAAGGCATTGCAAAAAGAATCGCCAAAGCCATTCTGCCGGAAAGTGTCCAGCGAAAAATAACTGAACACATCGGTCGCACTAAATAA
- a CDS encoding NAD-dependent epimerase/dehydratase family protein, whose translation MKILILGGTGAIGTPLIAILRQNQDIQICVTSRSEHSSEENVQYLKADVLNQSELENILMRNHWDAVIDFMIYSESVFRQRIGLLLKSTDQYFFLSSATEYSDLDEIITEKTPRLLDVTTDKELLAVKPYPINKALCENILRQTGLTNWTIVRPYITFNSNRLQLGCYEKELWLWRCLNGGEVLFSKDIAQQYTTLTFAKDVAFAISKLIGNDKAFGEDFTITTNQSLKWNEILDIYKMVLLRERNIKMRVKWTDESLNLRFRQGQWHAKYDRLYNRRFNNAKLMGVLPDLKFTEVKKGLEHCLTEFLKRENFRSIPAPCHARLANSYVPLQNIRGIKNRVKQLLVRYMPKPLFNRIFLVIGK comes from the coding sequence ATGAAAATCTTGATATTAGGAGGAACAGGTGCGATAGGTACTCCACTTATTGCCATTTTGAGACAAAATCAGGACATCCAAATTTGTGTTACGTCTCGTTCAGAGCATTCATCAGAAGAAAATGTACAATATTTGAAAGCCGATGTACTGAACCAAAGTGAACTGGAAAACATCCTTATGCGGAATCATTGGGACGCTGTCATTGATTTTATGATATATAGCGAATCGGTATTCCGGCAAAGGATTGGTTTGCTGCTAAAGTCTACTGACCAATATTTCTTTTTGTCATCGGCTACAGAATACTCTGATTTGGATGAGATAATCACAGAAAAGACCCCACGTTTGCTCGACGTAACTACCGATAAAGAGCTTTTGGCAGTAAAGCCATATCCGATAAACAAGGCGTTATGTGAAAATATATTGCGACAGACCGGATTGACAAACTGGACAATTGTAAGGCCCTATATAACTTTTAACTCTAATCGTTTGCAACTGGGATGTTATGAGAAAGAGTTGTGGTTATGGCGCTGTCTTAACGGTGGAGAGGTCTTGTTCAGTAAAGATATAGCACAACAATACACCACACTTACTTTTGCGAAAGATGTAGCTTTTGCCATAAGTAAACTGATCGGGAATGACAAAGCGTTCGGCGAGGACTTTACCATAACAACGAATCAATCGTTGAAGTGGAATGAGATTCTCGATATATATAAGATGGTTCTTCTTCGTGAGCGAAACATAAAAATGCGTGTAAAATGGACGGATGAAAGTTTGAATCTCAGGTTCAGACAAGGGCAATGGCACGCAAAGTACGATCGGCTTTACAACAGAAGATTCAATAATGCCAAGTTGATGGGCGTTTTGCCGGATTTGAAATTTACGGAAGTGAAAAAGGGGTTGGAGCATTGTCTTACCGAATTCCTTAAAAGGGAAAACTTCAGGTCAATCCCGGCTCCTTGTCATGCCCGGCTTGCAAATTCGTATGTACCATTGCAAAATATAAGGGGTATTAAAAACAGAGTAAAACAATTGCTTGTGAGATATATGCCAAAACCGTTGTTTAATCGCATATTTTTGGTTATCGGAAAATAA
- a CDS encoding oligosaccharide flippase family protein encodes MENQIKAGAALNYVIIGINALVGLLYTPYMLRMLGQNEYGLFSLVASVISYLTILDFGFGNAIVRYTAKFRTENKTTEQYEMFGMFLKLFCAIGLFALCIGIILCFNVDNLFDKSMSPEELSKAKILLLILLINLALTFPLSVYGSIINAYENFIFQKLAQIARIVLSTIVMIVILRLGYKAIGLVVVQTIFNIAFLFGNAFYCRHKLKIKIVFGKMNWNFFREILFYSFWIFLAAITEQFYWNSGQWALGIFQGTTMVAIFSLAIQLKGMFYLFSSAISSVFLPKVTRMVTSNTTAKEISDLFIKTGRIQYAVISYIIVGFVIFGKSFITLWVGEEYMSVYYITLMIFVCTTIPSIQNLGNSILMAYNKMKRKTIIVIFASLLSFVAIFPCAKYWGAVGCSFPIFLCIVITYGPILNKMYARVIGINVRQFWIEILKMSLVPSLFVVAGLLILPYTDFSDWGKLGLGIIAFSVFYLPVSYRLSLNNYERNYFNSFMRKIKFVR; translated from the coding sequence ATGGAGAACCAAATTAAGGCCGGAGCCGCTCTTAACTACGTCATAATAGGAATAAATGCTTTAGTAGGATTACTATACACCCCATATATGTTACGTATGTTGGGCCAAAATGAGTATGGTTTATTCTCACTGGTTGCATCAGTAATTTCCTATCTGACCATTTTGGATTTCGGATTTGGCAATGCTATCGTAAGATACACCGCAAAGTTTCGGACGGAAAACAAAACGACTGAACAATATGAAATGTTTGGAATGTTTTTGAAGTTGTTTTGTGCCATAGGTCTATTTGCTTTGTGTATTGGAATAATCCTTTGCTTCAATGTGGATAATCTATTCGACAAATCCATGTCGCCGGAAGAACTGTCGAAAGCAAAAATTCTACTGTTAATATTATTGATAAATCTTGCCTTGACCTTTCCGCTTAGTGTTTACGGATCAATAATAAATGCGTATGAAAATTTTATTTTCCAAAAATTAGCCCAAATAGCCCGTATCGTTCTATCTACCATTGTAATGATTGTGATTTTAAGATTGGGGTATAAAGCTATTGGATTAGTAGTTGTACAAACCATATTCAATATTGCATTTCTGTTCGGCAATGCTTTTTATTGCCGGCATAAACTCAAAATAAAGATTGTCTTTGGAAAAATGAATTGGAACTTTTTCAGAGAAATCCTATTTTACTCTTTTTGGATTTTTCTTGCGGCTATAACCGAACAGTTTTATTGGAACTCGGGACAATGGGCATTAGGAATCTTTCAAGGGACAACAATGGTAGCGATTTTTTCGTTAGCCATTCAATTAAAGGGAATGTTTTATCTGTTTTCTTCGGCCATAAGTTCAGTATTCCTTCCAAAGGTTACACGGATGGTTACTTCCAATACCACTGCCAAAGAAATATCGGATTTATTCATAAAAACAGGACGAATCCAATATGCGGTAATATCGTACATTATAGTGGGTTTTGTGATATTCGGAAAATCATTTATAACCCTTTGGGTAGGTGAAGAGTATATGTCTGTCTACTACATTACTTTGATGATTTTTGTATGTACCACAATCCCCTCAATACAGAATCTGGGGAATTCCATATTGATGGCATACAATAAGATGAAAAGGAAAACGATTATTGTGATATTCGCTTCATTATTGAGCTTCGTCGCCATATTCCCTTGTGCGAAATATTGGGGTGCCGTGGGGTGTTCTTTCCCCATTTTCTTATGCATCGTAATCACATACGGACCGATATTGAACAAGATGTATGCCCGGGTAATCGGAATAAATGTACGGCAGTTTTGGATAGAAATATTAAAGATGTCTTTGGTGCCCTCATTGTTTGTTGTAGCAGGTCTGTTGATATTGCCATATACTGATTTTTCCGATTGGGGCAAATTGGGCTTGGGTATTATCGCTTTCTCTGTGTTTTATCTGCCTGTATCATACAGACTGTCTCTTAACAATTATGAGCGGAACTATTTTAATTCATTTATGCGAAAGATAAAATTTGTGCGATGA
- a CDS encoding UpxY family transcription antiterminator — protein MIFQEKKSVNAGPSCGTGEGVAHSKRWYVALVRMHHEKKVSERLSKMGIDSFVPVQQQIHQWSDRRKLVDTVLLPMMVFVHVTPKERMEVLSFSTVSRYMVMRGESTPAVIPDEQMARFRFMLDYSDEAVCMNDSPLARGEKVRVIKGPLSGLVGELVTVGSKSKIAVRLNMLGCACVDMPIGYVEPIHLINDTPKV, from the coding sequence ATGATTTTTCAAGAAAAGAAGTCAGTCAATGCCGGGCCTAGTTGTGGGACAGGGGAAGGCGTAGCACACTCAAAACGTTGGTATGTCGCTCTCGTTCGTATGCATCACGAGAAGAAGGTATCCGAACGTTTATCCAAAATGGGAATTGATTCTTTTGTTCCCGTTCAGCAACAGATTCATCAATGGAGCGACCGTCGTAAGCTGGTGGATACCGTCTTGCTTCCGATGATGGTTTTCGTTCATGTGACTCCCAAGGAGCGTATGGAAGTTCTTTCCTTTTCCACTGTCAGCCGTTATATGGTGATGCGTGGTGAAAGTACTCCTGCCGTAATTCCCGACGAGCAAATGGCCCGTTTCCGTTTCATGCTCGATTATTCTGATGAAGCCGTCTGTATGAATGACTCTCCTTTGGCCCGTGGTGAGAAGGTCCGTGTCATAAAAGGTCCTTTGAGCGGTCTTGTCGGCGAACTGGTGACTGTCGGGAGTAAGAGTAAGATTGCTGTCCGTTTGAATATGCTCGGTTGTGCCTGTGTTGATATGCCGATCGGTTATGTAGAGCCTATTCACTTAATCAATGATACTCCGAAAGTTTAG
- a CDS encoding tyrosine-type recombinase/integrase: protein MRKDGFTVCAKHYIKCLRQEGRYATAHVYESALRSFTMFCGTAGVSFRQITRGNLKRYSSYLMDCHLRLNTISTYMRMLRCIYNRGVDMHQTPYVHRMFRDVFTGIDTRQKKAIPINELHTLLNEDPQSDKLRRTQAIANLLFLFCGMPFVDLAYLEKSNLEGNMLKYNRAKTGIPMNVEILDSAATIISQLRNKHTTVLPEHPDYLFYILSGKNKRSDEAGYKEYQSALRCFNNDLKSLARKLCIRSSVTSYTFRHSWATTAKYRGVPIEMISESLGHKSIKTTQIYLKGFELSERTKVNRLNYSYVMNFKTI, encoded by the coding sequence ATGAGAAAAGACGGATTTACCGTATGCGCAAAACATTATATTAAGTGTTTGCGGCAAGAAGGGCGTTATGCCACTGCGCATGTTTATGAAAGTGCGCTTCGCTCTTTCACTATGTTTTGTGGCACTGCGGGTGTATCATTCAGACAGATCACCCGTGGAAATTTAAAGAGGTATAGCAGCTATCTTATGGATTGCCATTTGAGGCTTAATACCATTTCTACCTATATGCGGATGTTGCGCTGCATATACAATAGGGGAGTAGATATGCATCAGACCCCATACGTTCATCGTATGTTTCGTGATGTGTTCACTGGGATAGACACTCGTCAGAAGAAAGCTATTCCTATAAACGAACTTCATACGTTACTTAACGAAGACCCACAATCTGATAAGCTGCGTCGGACACAAGCTATTGCCAACTTATTGTTTTTATTTTGCGGAATGCCTTTTGTCGATCTTGCCTATTTGGAAAAGTCAAATTTGGAAGGGAATATGTTGAAGTACAACCGTGCCAAAACCGGTATTCCTATGAACGTAGAAATATTGGATTCGGCAGCAACTATCATTTCACAACTTCGCAATAAGCATACAACAGTTCTTCCCGAACATCCGGATTATCTGTTTTACATATTGAGTGGAAAGAATAAGAGGAGTGATGAGGCGGGTTATAAAGAATACCAATCTGCTTTACGTTGTTTCAATAATGATTTGAAGAGTTTAGCCAGAAAGTTATGTATTCGCTCCTCTGTAACCTCTTATACATTCCGTCATTCATGGGCTACTACGGCAAAATATCGTGGAGTTCCTATCGAAATGATAAGTGAATCATTGGGACACAAATCTATCAAAACAACACAAATCTATTTAAAAGGCTTCGAACTGTCAGAAAGAACTAAAGTAAATCGGTTGAATTATTCTTACGTGATGAACTTCAAGACTATCTAG